TTCCTCGCTACAAGTATTACCATTATTTGAGATTAATACTTTTTCCGGGTTAGAAGAAATATAGTTACATACAAGCGCAATATCACAATTAGTTAAATGTGGGTTATCTATAATTTTAAGTAATTGTATTTCAAATCCATCTACATTTTGAATGGCTCTAATATTTGAAAGATTTTCATTATTAACTAAAGATATGTTTCCACTAACCATTCTTAATGCTTCCAACCCGTTCAAATTAATAAGATTAGAACAATTATTAATGGTCAAACTTCCAGTTATATCAGTAATTATTGATAAACCATTTAAATTGGTGATATCATTTCCAGCAATTGTAATGTTAACTTCTGGTTTTGTACAAAAAGGAAAGTTTGTTGAATAATTATCAATCTCATTTTGAGTAGTCAATACTAAATCTTCAGTAGGGCAAACAGGATCTGGATTGCATAAAATTGCTAGTTCTTGTTTATCTGAACAATTTATTCCATTATCAGACAAACTAATAGAATTAGGTCTATCACTTAAGGTGTTACAAACAGATTGTATATTACAGGTGTTTAAAATAGGATTTTTAAGAATATTTATACTTGAAAAATTCCAATTTGTTACAGCCGAAATATCGTTTAAGCTAGCATTATCATTTAAAATTAAGGATGATGTATTAGTAGCATTGACATTTTCCAATCCATTTAAATTGACCAGCTTTGGATTTTTTCTAAAAAACAAACTACCAAACTGGGCTTGTGTTACATTAATTAAGGCTTCAATACTAGTAAGATTTTCATTAAAAGATACCGATATTCCTTCTTTGATTTCTTTCAATGTTTCTATTCCTTCCATTGAAGAAAAAAGATCATTTCCGCTAAGGTCTATTCTATTTACTGATGTTAAAGAAGATAACCCCTTGAAATTAGTGATTTTGTCATTCGATTGTATTCGAAAATCACTATGGATATGAGATAACTTTTCTAAACCTGCAAAGCTAGATAACTCATTGTTCTCCGATATTTCAAATCGTCCTCCAATACTTGTGAGGTTTTCTAAGCCTTGAAAACTTGTAATTTCTGTTCTATCAACTCTGAATTCATCATTAATTGTAGTCAAAGAAGATAATCCTGCAAAATTTGTTAATGCTACACCTAGTTCACTGATATAAAAATCTCCTAGTATTTCTAAATTCTCTAAACCATTAAAACTACTTAGTTTAGAATTATTTCCCATATATATTCCACCAGATTTTGGGTTATCGAAATCGACAATGGCAGTAACTCCTTCTAAACCTTCAAAATTCAAAAGAGAATCGTTTTGATCTAAACTTAAATTACCTCCCAATATGGTCAATGAATTAAAACCTTTAAAGTTTTTTAAACCGTTACATCTGTAAAAACTTATACCAGTATTTACATATTCTAATTTATCAAAACCTGAAGCATCAACAATACTTTCATTTTCAACTACCAATTGGTTTTCAATCGATTTTAAATTATTAAAACCTGAAAATGTTGTTATTTTATTATCTGATATAACTAAATTACTATAGATTTTCTCTAAGGCTGTAAAATCACCTAAATCTGATAGTTCTCTATTCTCTTTAATTACTAAACCTGTTCCTAAATTTTTAGAGAATAATTGAATTCCTATTGATTCTAAAGTACTTAAGCCAACTAAACTAGTTAATTTGTTATTGTCCGAAATTTCTAATGTACCTCCTACAATTGATAAACTACTTAGAGCTTGAATACTGATTAGATCACGGTTATTTTTTATTTTTAAATCACCATTTACTGTAGTTAAGGATTCTAGACCATTAAGGTTAATTAAACCTGTAGGATTGAATGTATCACCAATAAGTAAATCTGTATTTACTTTTGTAATATGACTTAATCCACTTAAATCTGTGATTTGGTTACTAAGTATTTGTAGACTAAAAGGAATTTCTGTACAATCTGGATAGTTATTTTTTAAATTGTCAATATCCTCTTGAGTCTTTAATACTACGTTTCCATCAGGGCATTGAGCATAAAAATTTAATTGACAAAATAATACGAGAAGTACAAATAAAGATTGTAATTTTAGTTTCATAGTTTTTTTTAAATTTTAATAGCGTAAAAGTATATATTATATATTTATACGTTTCATTAAAATAAAAAATGTTAATATGAACTTTAAGAAAAACTATAGAATGGAGATATAATCTATTTCAAGTTTGAAATTTTCATCTCTTTTATTTCCAATCAGAATGGCGACTTCCTCTATCCTATTCCAATTAAAATTAGCTTTATTCAGCTTATATCCTCTGTAAGAAGGATAGAAATCTTCAAGTTTTAATTCTAAAATTTCCCAATCACCATTTGTCTTAAGAGGATGAACATACCAATAGCGTTGGTAAGATTTTGATTTGATTCGTAACTGATAATTCTTTTTATCTCCTTTTATTCTTAAAACAATTTTCATTGTGTCTTCATTTAAGTCAACAGAAACTGGAAGTCTTGTCATTGCAAAACCTCCATTATTTTCTGTAGAAACATTACCATAAAATATTCCGTTACCATCAGTGTTCAGAGAAATTTTCGATGTAGAAATACCTCCCATAACATCGTCATTGGTAATTCTCCAATCGGATATATTACAGGTTTTAGTAAAGTCGAATAGCATTGTTTCTACTTTTAGTAAGCTTATTAAACATAAAAAGGTAAGGGCATATTTCATATTATAATTTTAAGCTTACAATTCCTGCATCAATCGGAAAAACCTGTCCAGAAATAGCACTTGAACTATCAGATAGTAAATAAGTAGCTAAACTTGCAACTTCTTCCGCTTTTAAATATTTCCTTAAAGGATGACGGTTTTCCATATTCTCCTTTTGCTTATCATTTCGTAATAGTTTTTCAGCTAATGAAGTATCTGTAACTGTTGGAGCAATGCAATTAAACCTAACTTTTGTGGCAAACTCACCTGCTAAAGATTTAGTTAATCCTTCTACTGCTGATTTACTAGCAGCTACACTAGCGTGAAAAGGCATTCCTAATTTAGTGGCCACTGTACTAAAAAGAACAACGCTGGCGTTAGAGTTTCTAAGTTGCTTTATATAACTTTGAATTACTTTTACTGCGCCAATTACATTAATTTCAAAATCATTTCTAAAATCATCTAATGAAAGTCTATTAATAGGTTTTAAGTTTATACTACCCGGACAATACACTAAGCCATTAATTTCTTGATTTAATTCTGGTAAATCATCTGTATTCACATCAATTGAATAATGTGTGATATTTGGATGAGGTTCAACTTCACTCCTACTAAAATTTATAATACGGAATGAATCTTTTAATTGATTAATAATAGCATTACCAATTCCTTTACTACCTCCTATAACTAGAATGGTTTTCATATGAGTTTATCTTTTTGATATTTTGTTATTTGAAATATTTCTTTGTCTTGTACACTTGAATCGCCCTTTTGGGAATTCTCTTTTAGCTTGATGTTTTGTTGCTCTTCCTGATACTCGTTTCCTCCACATTCTAAAGCTAGATGGCTTCATTTCTTTTCGCATGAGTTCAATTACTTCTTGTTCTTTTAAACCAAATTGGAACTTAATTGCATCAAAAGTTGTTCTATCTTCCCAAGCCATTTCGATAATACGGTCTATTTGTCTATCCGTCATAATAATCGAGTTTTAAAAATTCATTTTTTAGATCAATCATCTTATCAATGAATTTTCGATTTTCTACATAATTTTTGTTCTTCATAAACTTTATAAAGCTTCCTTCAGCATGAATACTAAAAAAATTAGCATTATATACTACCAAACGGTAATAGGGAATGCACCAAGAATAGCGTTCTAATCTATTTGTAAAATGAACTAAAATTCCATTTGGTCTTAATTCAATATTTCCATAGTCTAATTCTGAAAATTGCTTTTGAGTAGGTTGTAATTTATCACTAAGCTCTTTAATGATAAATCGCCCCGATCCTACACCTTTCATTTTAATTCTATCGAGTAATGAAAAAGGCTTACCAACCAGTTCATCACTGTGAATTCTAAAATCTTCGTTGTTATATGTGGTATTAAAAATCATTCGTCTCTTAACATTCTACTTCTATTATTAATCGTATGCTTTTTAAGTATTCGAATACTCTCTCTCAATACATCTTTATCTTTCTTCATATTCCACAAAATATCACTCGCGCGTTTACGATTCTCTTTAATATTTACAATGGGTTCAGGATAATCCTCACCTATGATACAATTATTAAATTGTTGATCTAAAGGAGTCATTAAATACGGTTCATGAATAAATGGAGTTGGTAAATGAGCTAACTCTGGAACCCATTTTTTGATAAAAGTTGCATCCGGATCATGTTCCTGTCCGTTTTTTACAGGATTATATATTCTTAAATTGTTTATACCAGTTTCTCCAGCTTGCATTTGTAATTGCGGAAAATGTATACCGGGTTCAAAATCTAAAAAACATCTAGATAAATGATGCGTAGCTTCTTGCCATGGCTGCCACAGAATATGAGTGAAAAAAGAAACCAACATAGCACGCATTCGAAAGTTTATATATCCCGTTGTGTTTAAACAACGCATCGATGCATCTACCAACGGAAATCCGGTTTGACCAGTTTCCCAGGCTTCTATGTAAGATTTGGATATTGATTTCTTAAGTTTATGGTACCCTTTATTTACACTAGCATTTTCCATTGTGCATTCCATTTCAAATTTTTGAATGAAATGCGCTTGCCAACGTAATCTCGAAATAAAAGCACCAAGATGTCGTTCTCCCTTTGCATTTTGTTTTACTTCTTTTGCTTTTTGAAATACTTCTCTTATTGACACATTTCCCCAAGCTATATAAGGAGATAATCTACTACAACTAGATCTTGAAGCTTCTGGCTGAGATATATGAAACATGTAGTTCTCATATCTGTTATTAAAAAATGAATCCGCGTATTTCCAAGCTACAGTTCTTCCTCCTTCTTGGAAATTAGAACTATTTTCTGTTTTTAAATCAGTCGTATGGAAATATTCAGAAAGAGAATTTATTTCGGATAAAGTAATAAAATCTTCAGGTTTAGCTTCAAATTCGATTAAGGGTTGATACATGTAACTTTCCCATTTATCAAACCAATCTTCTCTATTTAATAATCCACGGAGCACTCCGTTATTAATGTTTTCTGTCCATTCAATAGAATTATTTCTACAATACCTTGCAAACTCTTTATCTCTATTAAATGTGACTAATAAACCCGTTTCTTGATGCGAGAATACTTCTTTGATAGTATACTTAGTCTGCAACTGGTTGAATACCGCAAAAATGTCTCCAGTGACACTAAGTACCTTTGTATTGTATTTAGATAAATCCTCGTTAATGTCAACTATAGATTGTTTGATGAAATTCCAGTGGCGTTCACTATAATGAGCATCTTCAAGAAGTAGATTTTCAAAAACATATACAATTAATACTCTATTTTTTGAATTTAGAGCATTAAATAAAGCTTCATTATCTGGCAAACGTAAATCACGTTTTAACCAAACTATTGATATGTTCTCTTTATTCTTCATGAAATTTTAAACTATAATTTGCTATTTCTTTATCTTCTTCTAATTGAGTTAAAAACTGTTCAGCTTTTGTAAATAATTGATTTCTCTTTTCTAAATTCATTTTATCAAGATTAGAAATCAACATTCTTAAACGTGGATTTTTAGATAGTACCTCTCTGTTCTTATCCATAAATCTCCAGAACAATCCATCCCAAACTTGTTGCCAATCTCCATTAGGATAATCGCTCATTTTCTTGATATAGTTACTACTACTTATGTATGGTTTGGTAGACATCAATCCTCCATCGGAAAATAAGCTCATTCCGTATACATTAGGAACCATTACCCAATCATAAGCATCAATAAATAACTCCATAAACCATTGGTAAACATCATCAGGATCGAACTCACACAATAGCATGAAGTTTCCAAGTATCATTAGTCGTTCAATATGATGTGTATAAGAAGTTTTTAGTATTCTTTTAATGGTTTTATCAATAGGAAGTATTCCTGTAGTTCCATTGTAAAAAGAAGCGGGAATTTTTCTGTTATGATTCCAGAAATTACGTGTCCTCTCCTCTGTTCCTTTTACTTCATAAACACCTCGTATAAATTCTCTCCATCCTAATATTTGTCGTACAAAGCCTTCTAAAGAATTTATTGGAATATCATTTTTCGCAGCATAATTAGTTGCTTCATTTATAACATATAAAGGTGATAATAAACCAACATTAATTAACGGAGATAAAATACTATGATGCAGGAAGTTTCTATCCTGTAATATAGCATCTTCATAATCACCAAACTCATGAAAACGTACCTCAAAAAACTCTTTTAGCCAATTTTCAGCTTCTTCAAAAGTTGTTGGATAAATTTGAAAATCATGCAACTCTCCTAAGTTCTCTTGAAAGCATTCTTGAATATATTCCTTAGCCTCAGAGAAATATTGGTTGTTATCGGGGAACATTACAACAGGAGTAATTTTATTCTTTGGATATTTTTTCCTGTTATCGACATCAAAAGTCCATTTACCACCTACGGGATCGCCATTTTGAACTAATATATTTCGCTTTATACGTTGTTCCTTATAAAAAGAAGTCTGAAAAAACTTCTTTTTTGA
This genomic window from Tenacibaculum sp. 190524A05c contains:
- a CDS encoding cryptochrome/photolyase family protein — encoded protein: MNKASIIFPHQLIRNVRDYLSLDTVIYLVEETLYFNQYNFHKQKLVFHRASMKFYESYLNSLGYSVLYIEANSEYSDVRNLIPHIEKEGYTKVYIYNPTDNWLEKRIHNVTTNIEIHWFDNPLFINTKSDLQGFFKVSKKKFFQTSFYKEQRIKRNILVQNGDPVGGKWTFDVDNRKKYPKNKITPVVMFPDNNQYFSEAKEYIQECFQENLGELHDFQIYPTTFEEAENWLKEFFEVRFHEFGDYEDAILQDRNFLHHSILSPLINVGLLSPLYVINEATNYAAKNDIPINSLEGFVRQILGWREFIRGVYEVKGTEERTRNFWNHNRKIPASFYNGTTGILPIDKTIKRILKTSYTHHIERLMILGNFMLLCEFDPDDVYQWFMELFIDAYDWVMVPNVYGMSLFSDGGLMSTKPYISSSNYIKKMSDYPNGDWQQVWDGLFWRFMDKNREVLSKNPRLRMLISNLDKMNLEKRNQLFTKAEQFLTQLEEDKEIANYSLKFHEE
- a CDS encoding TIGR03643 family protein encodes the protein MTDRQIDRIIEMAWEDRTTFDAIKFQFGLKEQEVIELMRKEMKPSSFRMWRKRVSGRATKHQAKREFPKGRFKCTRQRNISNNKISKR
- a CDS encoding CIA30 family protein; translated protein: MKYALTFLCLISLLKVETMLFDFTKTCNISDWRITNDDVMGGISTSKISLNTDGNGIFYGNVSTENNGGFAMTRLPVSVDLNEDTMKIVLRIKGDKKNYQLRIKSKSYQRYWYVHPLKTNGDWEILELKLEDFYPSYRGYKLNKANFNWNRIEEVAILIGNKRDENFKLEIDYISIL
- a CDS encoding deoxyribodipyrimidine photo-lyase, with the protein product MKNKENISIVWLKRDLRLPDNEALFNALNSKNRVLIVYVFENLLLEDAHYSERHWNFIKQSIVDINEDLSKYNTKVLSVTGDIFAVFNQLQTKYTIKEVFSHQETGLLVTFNRDKEFARYCRNNSIEWTENINNGVLRGLLNREDWFDKWESYMYQPLIEFEAKPEDFITLSEINSLSEYFHTTDLKTENSSNFQEGGRTVAWKYADSFFNNRYENYMFHISQPEASRSSCSRLSPYIAWGNVSIREVFQKAKEVKQNAKGERHLGAFISRLRWQAHFIQKFEMECTMENASVNKGYHKLKKSISKSYIEAWETGQTGFPLVDASMRCLNTTGYINFRMRAMLVSFFTHILWQPWQEATHHLSRCFLDFEPGIHFPQLQMQAGETGINNLRIYNPVKNGQEHDPDATFIKKWVPELAHLPTPFIHEPYLMTPLDQQFNNCIIGEDYPEPIVNIKENRKRASDILWNMKKDKDVLRESIRILKKHTINNRSRMLRDE
- a CDS encoding SDR family oxidoreductase; translated protein: MKTILVIGGSKGIGNAIINQLKDSFRIINFSRSEVEPHPNITHYSIDVNTDDLPELNQEINGLVYCPGSINLKPINRLSLDDFRNDFEINVIGAVKVIQSYIKQLRNSNASVVLFSTVATKLGMPFHASVAASKSAVEGLTKSLAGEFATKVRFNCIAPTVTDTSLAEKLLRNDKQKENMENRHPLRKYLKAEEVASLATYLLSDSSSAISGQVFPIDAGIVSLKL